The sequence TATCTAAATCAATTTTAATTTTAACTCTATCCCAGTACAGTACTGCTGCAATAGTAAATCCTATTAATGCAACTAATAGTGATATTATAGGAATAAATAACCCTTCTGGATGTCCTGCTACTCGATGTATAGGACTTATGAATTGATCAAAAGACATTATTCCATGGAGTTTACCACTTAATACAAAACCTATAATTGCTGATGGAATGGCAAGAATTATCAGTGGTACATACATAATTGGTGATACTTTATGAGGATGAGCATGCCCTCTATATTCACCTTCAAAAGTCATAAAGTAGCTTCTAAACATATAGAATGAGGTCATACCAGCTATAACAAGGGCGATAATAAATAAAAGCCACTTATTATGTTCAGCTATGCCGATAAATATTTCATCTTTTGACCAGAATCCGCTAAGAAAGATGCCTGATATTGCCAGTGTTCCGATTAAATATGTATATGCAACAACGGGCATATGCTTTCTTAATCCACCCATATATCTCATATCTTGCTGATCAGTTAATCCGTGAATTACAGCACCTGAACATAAGAATAACATTGCTTTAAAGTAAGCATGTGTCATAAGATGGAAGAGCCCTGCTGAGTATGCACCGACTCCCATAGCTAGAACCATATATCCTAATTGGCTACAAGTTGAATATGCAAGTACTCTTTTTAAATCAACTTGAGTTATTGCAATAGTAGCAGTTATAAATGCAGTGATTGCGCCTGTCCAGGCTATGATATTCATTATAGTCGGTGATAATTCAAATATAGGATAAGCCCTTGCGATTAAATAAACACCTGCTGCTACCATTGTTGCAGCGTGAATTAACGCACTTATTGGAGTAGGACCTTCCATTGCATCAGGTAACCAGGTATGAAGTGGAAATTGTGCACTTTTTGCGACTGGGCCCAAGAATATAGCAAATGCAATTAGCCCGAATATAACTGGTCCGGCTGCCTTTAAAACTTGCTCTGCAGCTGGTGCAAGCGATGTAAAGCTTAAATATACCTCATTATTAGTAGCCCACCAGTTAAGTGAGAAAAATAAAAACGCTATAATTCCGATTAATAGGCCAAAATCCCCAATCCTATTCATTATAAATGCTTTTTTTGCAGCATCAGCTGCTGAGGGTCTTCTATACCAGAAGCCTATTAATAAATAACTTGAGACTCCGACTAATTCCCAGAAAATGTATATTTGAAATAAGTTGGTACTTAATACTAATCCTAGCATTGAGAAGTTAAATAATGCTAAATATGCAAAAAATCTATGAAATCCTTCATCATCATGCATATAATTGTAGGAATAAATTTGTATTAGTATACTTACTGATGTTACTACCATAAGCATCATTGCTGATAAATTATCTATCAGCCATCCTACAGAAAGATTAATATCCCCTGCACGTAACCAGATGAAATTATGTTCATAAGTTGCGCCAGTATGCGCTAAACTCCAGGCAAGAATAAAACTGGAGAATATTAATCCTATACCAGTCGCTCCAACTGTAAGCAATGTGCTTATTTTTCTATTTTCATAAACTGCCAGATTCTGCCCAAATACGATAATTAGAAAGACCCATAAAGGAAGGGCAGCTATTATCCAGGCATTTTCGACAAAGAAGTTCATATTAGACTATCCTTTTAACATTTTATACTCTTCAACGTCTACCGTAGGCTTATTTCTATACAATGCAATTAAAATTGCCAAGCCTAAAGCTGCTTCAGCCGCAGCAATTGCCATAACAAAAATAGCAAAAATCTGACCTTTTAATTCACTAAGGTCAGAGTAATTTGCAAAAGCGACAAAATTTATATTAACAGCATTGAGTAAAATTTCTATGGACATTAAAACCTTAATTACATTTCTGGATGTAATTAGTCCAAGTATTCCAATACAAAATAGCATTGCTCCTAGTATTAAATAGTGTGTTAAACCGATTACCATAACTCTACTCCACTCAAAATCGTTTTTTATTCTTTAAGCTCAGTCGTTGGGTTGACCAGATTGTCTTCATCTTTTCTTGCTATTACTACAGCACCTAATATTGCAGCTAAGAGTAACAGTGATAAAACTTCAAAAGGCAAAATATATTTTGTGAATAAAGCCTTACCTATTATTCCAGCGGTGCCTTCTGCTTTAATTGTTTTAACAGCTTCAATATTTTGTGCTTGTACGTTGAATATTCCA comes from Candidatus Melainabacteria bacterium RIFOXYA2_FULL_32_9 and encodes:
- a CDS encoding NADH-quinone oxidoreductase subunit K, whose protein sequence is MVIGLTHYLILGAMLFCIGILGLITSRNVIKVLMSIEILLNAVNINFVAFANYSDLSELKGQIFAIFVMAIAAAEAALGLAILIALYRNKPTVDVEEYKMLKG
- a CDS encoding NADH-quinone oxidoreductase subunit L, encoding MNFFVENAWIIAALPLWVFLIIVFGQNLAVYENRKISTLLTVGATGIGLIFSSFILAWSLAHTGATYEHNFIWLRAGDINLSVGWLIDNLSAMMLMVVTSVSILIQIYSYNYMHDDEGFHRFFAYLALFNFSMLGLVLSTNLFQIYIFWELVGVSSYLLIGFWYRRPSAADAAKKAFIMNRIGDFGLLIGIIAFLFFSLNWWATNNEVYLSFTSLAPAAEQVLKAAGPVIFGLIAFAIFLGPVAKSAQFPLHTWLPDAMEGPTPISALIHAATMVAAGVYLIARAYPIFELSPTIMNIIAWTGAITAFITATIAITQVDLKRVLAYSTCSQLGYMVLAMGVGAYSAGLFHLMTHAYFKAMLFLCSGAVIHGLTDQQDMRYMGGLRKHMPVVAYTYLIGTLAISGIFLSGFWSKDEIFIGIAEHNKWLLFIIALVIAGMTSFYMFRSYFMTFEGEYRGHAHPHKVSPIMYVPLIILAIPSAIIGFVLSGKLHGIMSFDQFISPIHRVAGHPEGLFIPIISLLVALIGFTIAAVLYWDRVKIKIDLDKLTAKLRPAYNLSFNKWYIDDAYYAFVRSAFVPISRLMSWFDKNIIDGIVNFTAYVTSSIGSILRLLQNGNVETYATILFGGITLITISLLVQWLF